The following proteins are encoded in a genomic region of Chelmon rostratus isolate fCheRos1 chromosome 3, fCheRos1.pri, whole genome shotgun sequence:
- the LOC121604356 gene encoding uncharacterized protein LOC121604356 isoform X1: MSSRCGKTNMAPGAPQKSVTADSLKKKRVRSVEGQRAKRESDKRRSKTRITIGAAITKWRQVKKQCGIKTDSKMAFILLDSYLRTKAENRPERPALDRSSSTETCESVHYEYPFMMSSPNEAEREASAAASVQSSENGKESGKKDAACQRWKSQDEWVTTNQSENKENRDSQEDKDEEFSTSLSVGDGHYLVDLGSSSEFIVDEECILQLFRSCRECNRQCTVRKHVKGLKLVVYQACCFCQSRCKWTNLPGDDDGDFQINGKEAAHEQTNSAMSPSRITS, from the exons ATGTCATCACGCTGCGGAAAAACCAATATGGCGCCTGGAGCTCCTCAGAAATCAGTCACTGCAGACtccctgaagaagaagagggtgaggTCAGTGGAAGGCCAGCgagcaaaaagagaaagtgacaAACGGCGCAGTAAGACAAGAATAACCATCGGCGCGGCAATTACAAAGTGGCGACAAGTTAAGAAGCAATGCGGTATTAAAACGGACTCAAAGATGGCTTTTATTCTGCTGGACAG TTATCTTCGCACCAAGGCAGAGAATCGCCCTGAACGGCCAGCCCTCGATAGAAGCTCTTCAACTGAAACCTG tgaaagtGTGCATTACGAATACCCGTTCATGATGAGTTCACCAAATGAAGCGGAGCGGgaagcttctgctgctgcttctgtccaGTCATCTGAAAATGGAAAG GAGTCAGGGAAAAAAGATGCTGCATGTCAAAGATGGAAAAGTCAAGATGAGTGGGTGACAACCAACcagtcagaaaataaagaaaatagag ACAGTCAAGAAGACAAGGATGAAGAGTTTAGCACCTCGTTAAGTGTGGGAGATGGACACTACCTGGTGGATTTGGGAAG CTCATCAGAGTTCATCGTCGATGAGGAGTGCATCCTTCAGCTGTTCAGGTCGTGCCGGGAATGCAACAGACAGTGTACAGTTAGAAAACATGTCAAAGGACTAAAGCTCGTGGTTTACCAGGCgtgctgtttttgtcagagcCGCTGTAAATGGACTAACCTGCcgggtgatgatgatggtgatttcCAGATAAATGGAAAGGAGGCAGCACATGAACAGACCAACTCAGCAATGTCACCAAGCAGAATTACGAGTTGA